Proteins from one Salmonella bongori NCTC 12419 genomic window:
- the rpsA gene encoding 30S ribosomal protein S1, which produces MTESFAQLFEESLKEIETRPGSIVRGVVVAIDKDIVLVDAGLKSESAIPAEQFKNAQGELEIQVGDEVDVALDAVEDGFGETLLSREKAKRHEAWITLEKAYEDAETVTGVINGKVKGGFTVELNGIRAFLPGSLVDVRPVRDTLHLEGKELEFKVIKLDQKRNNVVVSRRAVIESENSAERDQLLENLQEGMEVKGIVKNLTDYGAFVDLGGVDGLLHITDMAWKRVKHPSEIVNVGDEINVKVLKFDRERTRVSLGLKQLGEDPWVAIAKRYPEGTKLTGRVTNLTDYGCFVEIEEGVEGLVHVSEMDWTNKNIHPSKVVNVGDVVEVMVLDIDEERRRISLGLKQCKSNPWQQFAETHNKGDRVEGKIKSITDFGIFIGLDGGIDGLVHLSDISWNVAGEEAVREYKKGDEIAAVVLQVDAERERISLGVKQLAEDPFNNWVALNKKGAIVTGKVTAVDAKGATVELADGVEGYLRASEASRDRVEDATLVLSVGDDVEAKFTGVDRKNRAISLSVRAKDEADEKDAIATVNKQEDANFSNNAMAEAFKAAKGE; this is translated from the coding sequence ATGACTGAATCTTTTGCTCAACTCTTTGAAGAATCCTTAAAAGAAATCGAAACCCGTCCGGGTTCCATCGTTCGTGGTGTTGTTGTTGCTATCGATAAAGATATCGTACTGGTTGACGCTGGTCTGAAATCTGAATCCGCCATTCCGGCTGAGCAGTTCAAAAACGCCCAGGGCGAACTGGAAATCCAGGTGGGCGACGAAGTTGACGTTGCTCTGGATGCAGTAGAAGACGGCTTCGGTGAAACTCTGCTCTCTCGTGAGAAAGCTAAACGTCACGAAGCATGGATCACGCTGGAAAAAGCTTACGAAGATGCTGAAACTGTTACCGGTGTTATCAACGGCAAAGTTAAGGGTGGCTTCACTGTTGAGCTGAACGGTATTCGCGCGTTCCTGCCGGGTTCTCTGGTAGACGTTCGTCCGGTGCGTGACACTCTGCACCTGGAAGGTAAAGAGCTTGAATTCAAAGTAATCAAGCTGGACCAGAAACGTAACAACGTTGTCGTTTCTCGTCGTGCCGTTATCGAATCCGAAAACAGCGCAGAACGCGATCAACTGCTGGAAAACCTGCAGGAAGGCATGGAAGTTAAAGGTATCGTTAAGAACCTCACTGACTACGGTGCATTCGTTGATCTGGGTGGCGTTGACGGCCTGCTGCACATCACTGACATGGCCTGGAAACGCGTTAAGCATCCGAGCGAAATCGTGAATGTTGGCGACGAAATCAACGTTAAAGTTCTGAAGTTCGACCGCGAACGTACCCGTGTCTCCCTGGGCCTGAAACAGCTGGGCGAAGATCCGTGGGTTGCTATCGCGAAACGTTATCCGGAAGGGACCAAACTGACCGGTCGCGTGACCAACCTGACCGACTACGGCTGCTTCGTTGAAATCGAAGAAGGCGTTGAAGGCCTGGTTCACGTTTCCGAAATGGACTGGACCAACAAAAACATCCACCCGTCCAAAGTGGTTAACGTTGGCGACGTAGTGGAAGTAATGGTTCTGGATATCGACGAAGAACGTCGTCGTATCTCCTTAGGGTTGAAGCAGTGCAAATCTAACCCGTGGCAGCAGTTCGCAGAAACCCACAACAAGGGCGACCGCGTTGAAGGTAAAATCAAGTCTATCACTGACTTCGGTATCTTCATCGGCCTGGACGGCGGTATCGACGGCCTGGTTCACCTGTCTGACATCTCCTGGAACGTTGCAGGCGAAGAAGCAGTTCGTGAATACAAAAAAGGCGACGAAATCGCTGCGGTTGTTCTGCAGGTTGACGCAGAGCGTGAACGTATCTCCCTGGGCGTTAAACAGCTCGCAGAAGATCCGTTCAACAACTGGGTTGCTCTGAACAAGAAAGGCGCTATCGTAACCGGTAAAGTGACTGCAGTTGACGCGAAAGGCGCAACCGTAGAACTGGCTGACGGCGTTGAAGGTTACCTGCGTGCTTCTGAAGCATCCCGTGACCGCGTTGAAGATGCAACTCTGGTTCTGAGCGTTGGCGACGACGTTGAAGCGAAATTCACCGGTGTTGATCGTAAAAACCGTGCTATCAGCCTGTCTGTTCGTGCGAAAGACGAAGCTGATGAGAAAGATGCCATCGCAACTGTTAACAAACAGGAAGATGCAAACTTCTCTAATAACGCAATGGCTGAAGCATTCAAAGCAGCTAAAGGCGAGTAA
- the ihfB gene encoding integration host factor subunit beta has translation MTKSELIERLATQQSHIPAKAVEDAVKEMLEHMASTLAQGERIEIRGFGSFSLHYRAPRTGRNPKTGDKVELEGKYVPHFKPGKELRDRANIYG, from the coding sequence ATGACCAAGTCAGAATTGATAGAAAGACTTGCAACCCAGCAATCTCACATTCCCGCTAAGGCGGTTGAAGACGCAGTAAAAGAGATGCTGGAGCATATGGCCTCGACTCTTGCGCAGGGCGAGCGTATTGAAATCCGCGGTTTCGGCAGTTTTTCTTTGCACTACCGCGCACCTCGTACCGGACGTAACCCTAAGACTGGCGATAAAGTGGAACTGGAAGGAAAATATGTTCCTCACTTTAAACCGGGTAAAGAACTGCGCGATCGCGCCAATATTTACGGTTAA